The Candidatus Nitrosopumilus sp. SW genomic sequence AGTGTATGTTTGATGATGCTTTGTGTGGTGAATCTCCATTGTTCTTGCGTCAATGTGAGGTTCTAATGCATCATAAGCATATGGCATTTCAGGAAGTGTGTATTTTCCCATGAGTTCAGTTGATAATTTATTCCATTTATTGGTTTACAGGTAATCATTTTTACTTGCTAAAATTGTTAGAAGATTTGTGAAATTCTTAGTGATTTTTTCTTTCATTATTGTAATTTTGATGGGATTGGTTTTGACTCAAGCAACAAATTCTCAAAATGAAATTCACACATACTTGGAAAGAAGTGTTCCATTTGTTGGAACAGATATTCCAAGAATACAAGGAATTGATGGGACAGGAATCAATATTGCAATTATCGATACTGGTGTAGATTTTAACCACCCGGACTTGTTTGGTTGGGGACCAGATGGAAAAGTTGTTGGAGGATACAACTTCATTCAAGAGGGACAGCCACCAATGGACAATAATGGACATGGCACCCAAGTTGCAGGAGTAATTGCTGCAGATGGACAAGCAGTAGGTGTTGCACCCAAGGCAAAAATTCTTGCATACAAAGTATCTGAAGACGGCGAGGGCGTATCATCTGATTTGATAATCAAAGCGATTGAGAAAGCAATTGAGGATGGTGCAGATATTATCAATATCAGTTTAGGAGTAAACAAAACTAACACAAAGATTGAGAGGGCAGTAAATCATGCATTAGAAAAAGAAATCTTTGTAGTGGCTGCGGCAGGAAATGATGGTCCAGATTTAGGAAGTATTGGAAGTCCTGGAAGAAACTTTGGTTCAGTTACAGTTGGTGCAACTTACAACAATCTCACATCAAGTCTAGTTGCAACATTAGAAGTCAATGACAAACCATACACAGTAATCCCAATGGCAGGAAACAAAAAGACAGAAGATACAATTACTGGAAAATTAGTTTTTGGAGGATACGGAAAAGTAGATGAATTAAAAGATCTTGATGTCAAAGACTCCATACTAATTGTTGAGAGGGGAAGTGATATTGAAGGAGAACTGCTGTATTTTTCAATAAAGGAAACTAATGCTGCAGATGCAGGAGCAAAGGCAATGATTGTTTACAATAACATTCCAGGAATTTTTCTTGGAGAATTAGTTCATGAATTTATCGAACCGGATTATTCACCACGAATCCCAGTGGTATCAATTGACAGAGAAGAAGGATTAGAGATTGTTGAATCAATTAATGGGAATGAGGCTACACTGAATCTGTTTTTCAATCCAGATTATCTTGCACATTTTAGTTCAAGAGGACCTGTATCTCCATTTTACATTAAACCAGAAATAGTAGCACCTGGGGCATACATCAACACTACACAAAGTAATGCAGGATACAACTTTACCAGTGGAACTAGTTATGCTGCACCTCACGTTAGTGGTGCTGCAGCACTGTTATTACAGAAAAACCCTGCATTGCATCACCACGAGATAAAATCACTGCTACTAACCACAGTTGAGCCTGTATCAGATGCCTACGGAAAGGAGTTTTCAATACAAGAAGCAGGAGCAGGAAGACTGAACATAGCAAAGGCATTTGAGGCAAAATTGATCATAGAACCTCCAAACTTTGTGGCACTTGCATCATCAGATAGCAAAGTAGTTGAAAAACAATTCCAACTAAAATCACTAGATGGGACATGGGAAGGATTTGATGTAACATTTGATGGACCAGAATTCATAAAATTTAGTGGAGAATTAATCAATGAAAATATTTTGAATGTAAGGATGAGTATGTTAGAAGATAACTTTGGAGAGCATGAAGGAAAGATAAGAATAACTCATGAAGGAATACAATATGTTGTCCCGTTTATTTTGCATTATACTCACGGTTCAATTTCAATAGTTCAACAAAACGACAAACTACTCTTTGATGTTCACCATCCAGAAGAATGGAGTTTTGCAAAAATTTCAATTACAAACAGTAAAGATGGAAGAATAGATACAACAAGTGCAACACCATACAAAGCTGCATCAATTGACATTTATGAAAATGCAGAGTATTGGGTTGATGCAAAAATCAGAATCAATGGAAATACATCAAGTGCTTACAATACCATTGATGTTAGAACACTTGAAGAAAGAGAAAGACTGGATCTCGACATTCCAGAAAGACAGATGGGAATAATTGCAGGAGCAGTTATTATGATTGGAATAATAGGTATTTTTCTAAAAAGAAGATAGATTATTGTGGTGGTTTTGGACCAGCATCAATAATTTCTTGTGCAACTCCATCAAATTTCTTAAAGTTCTCAACGAACATTTGAGCTAGCTTCTTTGCAGACAAATCATATTCATCCTTGTCAACCCAAGTGTTTCTTGGATCTAAAATCTCAGATGGTACTCCTTCAACTTCAGTTGGAACATCTAGATTAAACAAATCATTATGAGTATATTTTACAATGTTAAGACCACCAGAAAGGGCAGCAGTAACCATTGCGCGACTATACTTTATCTTGACTCTGCTTCCAACACCATATGGACCTCCAGACCAACCAGTGTTGATTAGGTAGACTACTGTATTGTGTTCGTTAATTTTCTCTCCAAGCAATTTGGCATAAACAGAGGCAGGTCTAGGCATGAATGGTGCTCCAAAGCATTGAGAAAATACAGATTTTGGTTCCTTGATTCCTCTTTCAGTTCCTGCAAGTTTACTGGTATATCCAGACATAAAGTGATACATGGCAGCTTCTTTGGTAAGTCTTGAGACAGGAGGTAAGACTCCCAATGCATCGGCTGTCAAAAATATAATCACTTTAGGATGTCCACCAATACTTGGAATTACAGCACCGGGGATGAAATCCAAAGGATAGCCAACACGAGTGTTTTCAGTTAAAGTGTTATCATCATAATCAGGAACATTATCTTTTAGAACTACATTTTCTAAAAGTGCACCAGGTTTGATTGCATTCCAGATTTCTGGTTCTGCTTCTTGACTAAGATTGATACATTTTGCATAACATCCTCCTTCAAAGTTAAAGGTTCCATTGTCAGACCAACCATGTTCATCATCGCCAATTAGTTTTCTATTTGGGTCTGCTGAAAGAGTAGTCTTTCCAGTACCAGATAAACCAAAGAACAATGCGGTGTCACCTTTCTCACCAATGTTTGCAGAACAGTGCATTGGGAAAATTCCTTTATCAGGTAAAAGAAAATTCATCACACCAAACATTGACTTTTTCATTTCACCGGCATACTCTGTTCCTCCAATCAAGACAATTTTTCTTGTCAAATCAATGAGAATGAATACATCAGTTCTAGTTCCGTCAATCTCAGGGTCTGCCTTAAAATCATTAATACAAAGAATTGTGAACTCGGGTTCATGTTTTTCTAACTCTTCACTTGTTGGACGAATAAACAAATTACTTGAGAACATATTTTGCCAAACATGATCATTAATCACTCTAATTGGTAAACGATTTTCAGGATCTGCACCTACAAATCCATCAAAGACAAATAGTTCCTTGTTATCAACAAAGTTCTTCATTTTTTCTAAGAGTTTTTCAAATTTGCCACTTGGGAATTGATGGTTAATTTTACCCCAATCAATTGTTTCATGGGTTTTATCATCATATACGATAAATCTATCATCAGGTGAACGTCCGGTATATTTTCCAGTATTTACTGAAAGGGAGCCTGTAGAGTTGACCACACCTTCTTTTCTCTCAACTGCAAGAGTCACCATCTCATCTGTGCTGAGATTTCTGTGTACTTTGGAGGGGTTTATTCCAAATTCCTTGAGTTGGGCTGAAAATTTGTCAGTGGTAGCAGTACCTACTACTTGTGTCAGAGTATTACGCCTCCAAAAATTATGTCATTAATCCCAGGCTTGTTCATGAGATATTTCGATCCGCCTTCCATTTCCTTATTATCTCTTGTCATCTGAAATTATTTGCATCGTCTAGGAACGTATTTATTCCAAAATTCAAGAGTCAATTTGATGCCGATCAATAAAGACAAGATTGCAAAGAGACAGGAGATTAAAGGACATAATCCTGATTTTGAAAGACCAGAGAGCTGGCGTTATGTTAGACTTCAAACGGGTTGGAGAAAACCAAAAGGTATTGATCATCATCAGAGAAAACAATGGAGTAGAGGTCGTCCAGGTCTAGTCAAAGTAGGATTTGGTGGACCAAAAGATGCAAGAGGATTACACCCATCAGGATTTACAGATAACTTAGTTTACAATTTAGATGACTTAACAAAACTTGATCCAAAGAAAGACGGAGTCAGATTGGGTCACAGTGTAGGTACTAGAAAAAGAAAAGAGATTGTTACAAAAGCAGTCGAACAAAAATTCAAAATTTTCAATGCGAGAGTGAGTGCAAGTGGTAGTAAATCTTAAAGCTAAGAAAAGACTAGCATCCAGAGTAACTGGTGTTGGTATTCACAGAATAAAATTTGATGCAGACCATCTTACTGATGTAGCTGATGCAATTACAAGAGAAAATATCCGCAGTCTAATTACAGCTAACACAATTAGAATCGATTCATTTACTGGAACTTCCAGAGGAAGAGCACAGACCAAAAAAGACCAGAGAAACAAGAGAGGAACCAAACAAGGTTCTAAACAAGGACGTAAAGGCGCTCGTGTTGGTAAGAAAGAAGTCTATGTTGCAAAAGTCCGTGCATTAAGAAGATTGTTAAAGATTGCAAAAGACAGAAAGGATTTGACTAATCCAGAATTTTGGGCACTCTACAAAAAAGTAGGTGGCAACACAGTCAGAAACAAGGCTCACTTGAGACAATTAATGGAAGAGATTGTCGCAAAAAGAAAGAACTAGAATCTGTAAACAGTTTTTTCCCAATCTAAAATTTTACCATTTTCAATTTTGATACCTTCATCATGGAGCATTTTTGTTTTGATATGCTCACCATATGCATATCCACCAACTTTTCCATCAGACATTACAACTCTGTGACACGGAATGATTACAGGATACGGATTTTTGTTCATAATTCTTCCAACTGCTCGTTGTCCGTTCTTTAGACCAACTGCCTTGGCCAGTTCACCATAAGTTGTGATTTGGCCTTTTGGAACTTCTAGTAATTTTTTGTAAATCTTTTTTTCAAGATTCAAAGTCTAACTACCTCAAGTTCTGTAGACTTGAGAAGGTCAAGAACTTTTTGCTTGTTTGGTCCTAATCCATTCCAATCTAGCAGAGCAAACTTTGCCATCTTGTTTTGCTTGAGAATATGTGAAAACAACTCATCATCAAGATTATCAAGTGCATGTTTTGGAATTACTGTCCCAAGTGCATATTTGCCATCAAGTAGTTGTTCTGTAAACTTTGTAGGGTAATGAGTTCCACCAAAACATAATGCAACAGGGTTTTCGGGAATATCATTTGACATTACCTCATGAACTAGTTTTGCAACCCTATGGCACAAATTCTCATCAGTCCACTGTTTTTCAGTCGTTCCAATTTCGATGAATATTGTGGGCTTTTTGAGATCTGTTGGTCCATGATGTGTTGCCTCTATAGTAATATCAAATTCTTGAAAATCAGACTGATGATCACGTAAAGTTTGAAGATACTTCTTTTGCAAGTCAGGATGAGGAATTGCTACTTGTCTATTATTTCCACCAAACTTTGCCTCTGAGAAATTTCCAGTACTATGGCAAGTAAGTGCAAGTACTCCGGATTCTGCTGCATGTTTTGATAAAAAGACAAATCCATCATAATCGTATTTTTCTTCTAGCCAATCAGCAGAAATTGCAGGAGTTGGAATAATCACCAGATCATAGAATTTTCCATGATATACATCACCTTCTTGAGTCATATCTTTGCAAAGAAATTTTGCCATATTATGACCAGCAGGGTCATCGGCGTATGCAACTAACAGTTCCATGAAATAAGAGATATAAAGAGACCCTATTAATTTCCACCAATGAACCCGAAGCAGACTTTGAAAAACATGGCAAATACCTTGAAAATGGCCAAAAAGCCAGATAAAGATGAATATCAACAACATCTCAGATTGGTATTGTTAGGAATAGCTGGAGTTGGAGCTATTGGATTTACAATTCAGTTTGTATTTTCGGTGATCACATTTGGTAGGTAAAATTGTCTGAAGAAGTAAAGTCACATTTGTTTGCAATTAGAACCACAGGTGGACAAGAAAAAGTGGTAATGAGATTATTAGAAGCAAAAGCTAATGCTAATCAAATCAATATTCAATCAGTATTTTGGGTAAGTGATCTTAAAGGATATGTTGTCATTGAAGCAATAAATCCAAGTGATGCATACATGGCCGTAGAAGGTGTAAGACACATCCGCGGTCAATTAAGAGGGGAATTAGAATTCAAAGATATCGAAGGATATTTGGTGAAGAAATCAACAGTTTCAACATTAGCAGTAGACAACGTAGTAGAGATTACTGGAGGACCATTCAAAGGAATGAAAGCAACAATTACCAGAATCGACCCAGAAAAAGAAGAAGCCACAGTTGTTTTGCTTGATGCATCATATCAATTACCAGTTACAGTCGACGCAAACTATCTAAAACTATCAACTGAGGGTTAGGAAGGATTAAATTTTCATTTAGAGGCGATAAAACATGGGAGAACAAAAAATATCATCACTTGTAACAGGAGCAGCAGCATCTGCAGGTCCACCTTTGGGTCCAGCATTAGGTCCTCTTGGAGTCAATATTATGGAAGTCATTAATGCAATTAACGACAAAACAAAAGACTTTGAGGGAATGAAAGTTCCAGTTACAGTCATTGTTGATAGTGACACCAAAAAATATGAGATTGAAATAGGTATCCCATCAGCAGCTGCATTAATCATGAAAGAAGCAGGAATTCAAAAAGGATCTGGTGCTTCTGGAACTGAATGGGCAGGAGATGTTACAATGGATTCAATTGTGAAAGTCGCAAATACTAAACTGGACAAATCTTATGCATCATCACTAAAATCAGTTGCAAAAACTATCATTGGTACATGTGTTGCTTTAGGAGTAAAAGTTGAAGGAAAGACTCCAAAAGAAATTACTGCAGAGATCAATGAAGGCAAATGGGATGAGAAATTCCAATAATTAAACTCGAGTCTTATCGACATCATCTAAAATTTTCTGCATACAATCATGACAAATTACATCATGTTCAGATAGTTTTCTAATCAAATCATGATCTTGAACTTTAGAGTCATAAGTTGCAGAGATCACTATCTTGTTGCTCCAGACCTCAAAGTCTTCTTTTTTCTTGGAGCAACCAAAGCAGTTCATGGCATAATTACTAGTTTTACGTATAAAATCTAAACATCATTTCCAGTAACTACCCATTCAAGGGCTCTAAGAACACCCTGATAGTACTTCATAGCATCCATTGATTCAGCATTTACCAATCTTTGTTCAATTTTTTTTCTATATTCTGCTATTTCATTTTCTGTTTTCATAAAAATTGTAAAAAATTAACCTATATTGAATTTAGGATTTTTGGTAAAGACTGCCTCATAAGTTGTCTAGTTTTTACAGTTTCTACTTAATCTCATATCTGTAACAGGGATTAATGACAAAGAATTTTGTTTTAATGTAGAACAGTTACAGGTTTTTTGAAAACTTGTTTGTAGTTTCTCTTTTTTCCATCCTTGAATACAATCTTTGGATAATGCTTCATTGAAAATGCAGCCATTTGGTCAATTATTCCCTGAAGATCTTTACCTTTTTTGGTTAATGTGTATTCAATTCTAATAGGAATTTCATCATAAACTGTTCTCTCAATAAGATCTGTTTCTTCTAATTCTTTTAGTCTAAGAGATAGAGTTTTTGGATTGATGTTTTCGATTGTTCCAAGAAATTCATTAAAACGTGTCTGATTTCTCATTGCCATATTTCTGATTATATGAAAAGTGAATTTTTTTCCAATTATCTTAAAGGTATTATCCACTGGACAGTTCTTTATCATATGTTCCAGCGTAAGATTATCCATAATAAAACAAGTGTTCAAAGTGTATTAAAACTTAACTTACTTTAGTATAGTTACTAATAAAGGGTTAGTTACCACAAGGTAATCTAATGTAGAGTGTTTCCCTTTCTATTATAAATATAGTAACAATAGTAACTTACCTAAGGTAAGTTAGATGAAGACCACAACCAAAAATAACACAAAAGAATATACTGCAATTTATTCAAAACTTGTGCCTCTATGTCAAGAGCCTATCCCCAGATTGGTTTTGGTGTTCACTCTCTTACTGTTGAGGTAAAAGGAGGTGAAAGTATGGCATTATATGGAATTTATGGCAGACACGAAATCAAAGACTGTCCACTAAACTGTTCAGAATCTAGAAAATTAGTTTTAGAGTTAGAAAGTAAAAATGAAGATCCAGAGATTTGTAAAAATTACAAAATTAACAAGGTAATTGGCAGATATCACTCTGGTCTCGAACACACGTTCTTGTGGATAGTTGATGCAGAAGATCCACATCTAATTCAACAAAAAGTAATTGATAGTGGTATGGCAAGTTTCAACGAAGTCAAAATTGTCCCACTTATGACATTTGATGATGTTATGGCAGTGAGTAAAAAACTAGAACAAGGTTAACTGTGAGAAATCACAGTAAACGTTTTTCCTTTTTAACCATAAACTCCAAGTTGGAGTTTTGTTGATTTTTTAATCCTTTGAATCGATTTCGTATAGTAACTTCTGTAACTCCTGCAGCTTCTGCAAGATTACGTTGAGTTATTGAATCACCATTTTTGATACAAGATACATACAATGCAGTTGCTGCAAGACCCATGGGGTCTTTTCCAGCAGATTCCTTGTTATCTTGGGCCTCTTGGAGTACTTTGACTGCATATCTTTTGGTTTTTTCTGAGAGTTCTAACTTACTTGAAATTCGGGAGATACATTGAATGGAGTTAACGACAGGCATTTTTAATTCCAATTCATGATGGAGTAGCCTATAGCATCTAGCAATATCTTTTCGTTTTACATTAGCAGCATCAGCTATGTCATTTAGTGTTCGAGGTGTTTCAGTATCTCTACATGCAGCATAAAGAGATGCAGCAATCATTGCAGAAATAGATCGTCCACGAACTAGTTTTTTCTCCAAAGCTTTTCTATACAGATATGCTGCTTTTTCTAGAACATTTGAAGAAAGTGCAATTTTGTCTTTCATCCTAGATAATTCGTTAAGTGCTTGTCGCAGATTTCTATCTACAGGTTCACGAGACTGACTACGATTATCCCAAGTTCTCAGTCTTTCAATAGTACTTTTCATTGAAGACGAAAGAGGTTTGCCAGTTGCATCCTTGTTTATGGGATTAATTACAGTAGACAATCCCATGTCATGCATCAACAATGAAGAAGGAGCTCCGGTTCTGGCAGGATTTGCACCACTTTCTGTTTGAAATGATCTCCATTCAGGACCAGATTCATTTGATTTTTCAGATACAACATACCCACATTTACTGCAAAATTGTTCTCCTGTAACATCATCAGTTAGCAGTGAATTTTTTCCACAACGTAAACAGTTAGAATCTTTAGTTAAAGTTACCATGAAAATTGCTTTACGCTGCCACCTTTTTTATTGAAATTTTAGTTGATGCATCAGAATTTTGAGACTCTGAACCGATGTCAATATCTCCTAGCACAGTATTTTCAGATAGGTCACCATCAAGAGTTAACGTATCGCGAAATTTCTTGTACATTGTTGCATCCATCTTAGTTTTGAAAAATAGAAATTCTAATTCTAATCTCTTTAATCGATTCATCTCTGCTAATTCTTCTTCAATTCTTTTTGTCATAGTTCCATTCCAAGTTCATTGCACTTAAGGGATAGGATTTTGTGCAATTTTGCATCATTTTGCACACGAGTATTACAAGTCATTTCTTTAAACATTCACATCCGCAATCAAACATTCCAGCTTTTCCCATACATTGATCATGATGTTCGTTATAGCACTTATTACAAATCACCATGATTTTTTCCTTTTTTGTGAGTTTTTTCATGTGTTAGTACTTTATCAAAAGTGTCAGGAAATCCTTCCCAAGAAAACTTGCAAATCCTGCAATTGTATTTCATTTATTTTCCTCTCTTTGAGATTGGAATTTCAATAGTTGAAACATCTCTATTTCTCCCATCTTGAGATTCAAGTGATTCAGAACTAATGTTTACACACCCTACTTCAAATGCATCTGTTTTCTTTAAGAGAACTTGAGTGACGTCTACTGCAAGTCCAATACTGTGTCCCCTGGCTTTGATAGTAATAGAATCCAATGTAGCTAATTGAATTATTGCAGAAGTAACGTACGACATTAACGGTTTTTTACCGATAAAAATTGTATCAGTTGTATTATCTAACATACAGAGTGGAGATTAATGCCTCATTTAAACTGGGAATACAAAATCTAGTCGTGAATTCCAATTAATGAAAAGAAAAGAGGTTTTGAGAACTATCTAAAAATAATCTAGTTTAAAATTAATCAAACAAAACTAATCTAAATTTTCTACTTTCTGTGTTTTGGTAAACATTCTTTACAATATACAGGTCTGTCGGGTTTTGGTTCAAAAGGAACTTCGGAATCTTTCCCACAATCAGCACATGTACATTTGTACATTTTTCTGTCTTCTGACATAATTATCAGGGATTTATTCCCTATAATAACAAGCGTTTTAGACAAAAAGAGGGAGATTTAGAAAAATTTGAAATTATTTTTGAATTACCAACCTTAATAGCACTAGTAGTTTGTGAAATGCGTTGGGAAAACGTCAAGTAAAAAATGAAAGTGCTCTAAAAGAAATTAAACTTCCAGAAACAGATGAAGAGATGTTTGGCAGAGTTATCAAAATGATGGGTGGAGAAAATCTTATGGTAAAATGTCAAGATAAAGTTGTAAGAATAGGCAGAATTAGAGGCAAGTTAAAGAGAAGAGTGTGGATTAGAGATAATGATGTAGTGATAATTGCACCTTGGGAGTTTGGTAAAGTGCAAAAAGGAGACATACTTTGGAGATATACATTACCACAAGTTGAATGGTTAAAACAAAATAAACACATTCCGTTAGATTTTTAGAATTAAGTTCAATTTACTTAAGAAAAAATTTGATCACACACTAACAAATCCACTATATCTGGAGGGTAAAAGTATGATTCCCTAAATACTAGTCTGATGGATAATAGTATGAACTGTAATAAGAGAAGTGAAGCACATGTTTGGAGATTTTCCAAACACAATAAAATCCGAAGATGTCTAAAATGCAAAACCAGAATACCAATTACTGAAAAGGAATACCATCAAAAATGGGGAATGCATGAAAACACTACAAAATAGATTCTAATTCACAAAGAAATAACAACCTTACAAAAGAATCAGGATTACTTTTTTCTTATATCAAATGAAAGGATTTTTGATAAAGCCATTTGCTAAAAGAACCACAATTCCCACTGCAGTCCCAGTTCCACCCAGAATTCCTATCAAAAATGCAGCATCACGTTTATCCATTAAATGGTTCAAGAATTTGCAACTTATGAATTTAGAGTTTAGGGAGTTGACCGGTTTTATCTAGATTGGATTTGCATACTTTACAATACAACCTAACCTCAGTTGAGGGAAATTCAGCACCACAATTTTTACAAGTGTAAAGTTTGGTTTCCCCCATGAGTCTACAACACATGTTACAGACTTAAGCATTGATAATTTTGTATTTAATGTGGTTTTTCAGACTTTTCTTGTGCAGTATCAATACCGAATTGTTCTTTTCTCTTCTTGTTTGATAACTCACAATAGAAGATTTGTTTTTCTTCAGACATGATGATTTCTAGTTTGTTTGATTATTAATAGATGATGCATGAATTATGCCAATTCATTAAGATATACCGGATCTTTGTCTGTCTTTTGTAATTCAACAAAGGTCTCTGTGTTTTGAATTCCTTCGATTTTACCAATCTTTTCAATTACTACAGAGTGTAGAGATTCCAAGTTCTTTGAATATACTTGAATCATAATATCAAATCTACCAGTAACTTCAGAAATTGAGACTACCTCGGGTGTTTCCATGAATTTTTTATGAATGGCATCCTTGAATTTTGGATCTCTGTTGATCCCAACGTTTGCTTTGACACCAATTCCCAGCAGAGAATCATCAATCTCTACTGTGAATTTCTTTATCAGTTTCTTTTTGACCAGTCTCTTGATTCGGCTGTAAAGCACAGAGGCATTAATTCCAAGTTTCTTTGAAAGTATAGGAACAGAGATCGAGCCATCCTTTGTTAATTCAAATAGCAATTTCATATCAAGTTCATCAAATCTATGCAAGGTATTCGAAAATTCTCGTTGTGATTTAATATATGTAGGTTTTGAGACAAATTTGATATGGATTTTCAATTATTTTGATAAAAAAATGAAATTTTTTAAAATAATATACGTCAAGTAAATCCTGGCCTCTAAACGATTTTAAGTAGGCTTTCTCGAAATTGTTCGTAATGATTACAGAGTCTGAGTTAGTAGACATGGTAAAAGAGGCAAAGGCTGCAACTAAAGCCAAAAAGTTCAAGCAGTCAATAGAATTGATTGTCAATTTCAAAGATATTGATGTCAAGAAAGGATTTGCACTCAACGAAGTCGTTCAGCTCCCAAAGACCAGTTCTCCTGCAACAGTATGTGTTATTGCAACAGGAGATATGGGAACAAAAGCAAAAGCTGCAAAAGCAGACTCTGTTATTGGAAATGAAGAACTAGATAAATTTGGAGCAAACAAAAGAGAGTCTAGAAAATTCATCAACAAATATGATTTCTTTTTGGCAGACACACAAATCATGCCAACAGTTGGTAAAACTTTGGGTCAGTTGTTAGGTCCTAGAGGAAAAATGCCAACGCCAGTTCCATTTAATGCACCTATTGACGCATTTTTATCAAGATTTAGATCATCAATTAAAGTTAGAACAAGAGCATCACTTTCTGTCTCATGTAAGATTGGAGATGAGTCAATGGAGGATGCAGACTTGGCAATCAATGCACATACAGTGCTAAGCGCAATTGAAAAGAAACTACCAAACGGTGAGAAGAACATGAAAAGAGTCATGATCAAAACCACAATGGGAAAACCAATCAAACAACTACAAGAGGTTAAGAAGAAATTTGCATGAAAATAGAACTAGTTATCCTAAAAGAAAAACTCAGATGTATCAGCAATTACAGGAGCTTCCAAAAAAATACAAAGTGATGGCAGTTATCAAAATGAACAAGGTACGTTCTACTCAGATACTACCTTTAAGAAAAACTCTCAAAGATGATGTAGAGTTTTTCAGCATTAAAGACAAAGTTGCACAAAAGGCATTAGAGAATTCAGACATTCCAGGAATGAAAGAGATGATTGCAGAATTCAAAGGACAAATAATGCTCATGTTTACAAATATGTCACCATTCAAGCTTAACGTACTCTTAGCAAAAAACAAAATCATGATGATGGCAAGAGGTGGAGATATTGCAAGTATCGATGTTGTAGTTCCAGCAAAGAATACAGGAATTGCACCAGGACCAATGCTCACAGAATTCAAAGAGGCAGGAATCCCAACCAAGATTGATCAAGGTACAATCTGGATTGCAAAGGATTCTACGCCAGTAGCAAAGGGCGAGGCAATCAACGAGAAACTTGCAGCAATTTTAGGTAAATTAGATATCAAACCAGTGGAAGCAGGCATTACACTATTCACAGCACTTGAGGAGGGGCTCAAGTATGCTGAAGAAGAAATGATTATCGATGTTGAGAAGGTAAGAGACCAATTTGCACAAGCACACCAAGAAGCAATCTCACTATCTATAGAAGCAGCATATATCACATCAGACAACATCGAACAAATATTGGCAAAAGC encodes the following:
- a CDS encoding protein translocase SEC61 complex subunit gamma; this encodes MNPKQTLKNMANTLKMAKKPDKDEYQQHLRLVLLGIAGVGAIGFTIQFVFSVITFGR
- a CDS encoding D-aminoacyl-tRNA deacylase — encoded protein: MELLVAYADDPAGHNMAKFLCKDMTQEGDVYHGKFYDLVIIPTPAISADWLEEKYDYDGFVFLSKHAAESGVLALTCHSTGNFSEAKFGGNNRQVAIPHPDLQKKYLQTLRDHQSDFQEFDITIEATHHGPTDLKKPTIFIEIGTTEKQWTDENLCHRVAKLVHEVMSNDIPENPVALCFGGTHYPTKFTEQLLDGKYALGTVIPKHALDNLDDELFSHILKQNKMAKFALLDWNGLGPNKQKVLDLLKSTELEVVRL
- a CDS encoding S8 family serine peptidase, yielding MGLVLTQATNSQNEIHTYLERSVPFVGTDIPRIQGIDGTGINIAIIDTGVDFNHPDLFGWGPDGKVVGGYNFIQEGQPPMDNNGHGTQVAGVIAADGQAVGVAPKAKILAYKVSEDGEGVSSDLIIKAIEKAIEDGADIINISLGVNKTNTKIERAVNHALEKEIFVVAAAGNDGPDLGSIGSPGRNFGSVTVGATYNNLTSSLVATLEVNDKPYTVIPMAGNKKTEDTITGKLVFGGYGKVDELKDLDVKDSILIVERGSDIEGELLYFSIKETNAADAGAKAMIVYNNIPGIFLGELVHEFIEPDYSPRIPVVSIDREEGLEIVESINGNEATLNLFFNPDYLAHFSSRGPVSPFYIKPEIVAPGAYINTTQSNAGYNFTSGTSYAAPHVSGAAALLLQKNPALHHHEIKSLLLTTVEPVSDAYGKEFSIQEAGAGRLNIAKAFEAKLIIEPPNFVALASSDSKVVEKQFQLKSLDGTWEGFDVTFDGPEFIKFSGELINENILNVRMSMLEDNFGEHEGKIRITHEGIQYVVPFILHYTHGSISIVQQNDKLLFDVHHPEEWSFAKISITNSKDGRIDTTSATPYKAASIDIYENAEYWVDAKIRINGNTSSAYNTIDVRTLEERERLDLDIPERQMGIIAGAVIMIGIIGIFLKRR
- the pckA gene encoding phosphoenolpyruvate carboxykinase (ATP), yielding MNPSKVHRNLSTDEMVTLAVERKEGVVNSTGSLSVNTGKYTGRSPDDRFIVYDDKTHETIDWGKINHQFPSGKFEKLLEKMKNFVDNKELFVFDGFVGADPENRLPIRVINDHVWQNMFSSNLFIRPTSEELEKHEPEFTILCINDFKADPEIDGTRTDVFILIDLTRKIVLIGGTEYAGEMKKSMFGVMNFLLPDKGIFPMHCSANIGEKGDTALFFGLSGTGKTTLSADPNRKLIGDDEHGWSDNGTFNFEGGCYAKCINLSQEAEPEIWNAIKPGALLENVVLKDNVPDYDDNTLTENTRVGYPLDFIPGAVIPSIGGHPKVIIFLTADALGVLPPVSRLTKEAAMYHFMSGYTSKLAGTERGIKEPKSVFSQCFGAPFMPRPASVYAKLLGEKINEHNTVVYLINTGWSGGPYGVGSRVKIKYSRAMVTAALSGGLNIVKYTHNDLFNLDVPTEVEGVPSEILDPRNTWVDKDEYDLSAKKLAQMFVENFKKFDGVAQEIIDAGPKPPQ
- a CDS encoding methylated-DNA--[protein]-cysteine S-methyltransferase, translated to MNLEKKIYKKLLEVPKGQITTYGELAKAVGLKNGQRAVGRIMNKNPYPVIIPCHRVVMSDGKVGGYAYGEHIKTKMLHDEGIKIENGKILDWEKTVYRF
- a CDS encoding 50S ribosomal protein L32e; the encoded protein is MPINKDKIAKRQEIKGHNPDFERPESWRYVRLQTGWRKPKGIDHHQRKQWSRGRPGLVKVGFGGPKDARGLHPSGFTDNLVYNLDDLTKLDPKKDGVRLGHSVGTRKRKEIVTKAVEQKFKIFNARVSASGSKS
- a CDS encoding 50S ribosomal protein L19e, encoding MVVNLKAKKRLASRVTGVGIHRIKFDADHLTDVADAITRENIRSLITANTIRIDSFTGTSRGRAQTKKDQRNKRGTKQGSKQGRKGARVGKKEVYVAKVRALRRLLKIAKDRKDLTNPEFWALYKKVGGNTVRNKAHLRQLMEEIVAKRKN